TCTCCCTCACTGTCCTCGCCAAGTAGCACAACACGTTCCTCACTTTCCCAGTTCCCAAGCTTAATCTTCAACCATGATAAGAGTGATGAAAGGAATGATCAGATCAATACTATACCACTTGAATGGGTGAATTTAGCTTTGACATGATATTGTATGATCATGGACTCGTGTTGACTAAAAATTCCTGACATCCTGTATGTGGAATCTGCTATTATCCATTTGCAAAAGAATTTTATTGGTAGTGCTTTTCATTGGAAATGGTAACAGTATATTGATTTGGGTCCTGGTACTCCTGAACTGCAGGGACTTTGCTTCTTGACTATTTTAGCTGTTATTCCTTTCAACAGTTCTGATTGCCAAAGTCCTGATACTATCAAGGCATGTTCACCTCCTGAGATCCAagttatattatttttctttgctCTGTATCTGGTAGCATTTGCACAGGGAGGTCACAAGCCTTGTGTACAAGCTTTTGGAGCAGACCAGTTTGATACACAAGACCCAGAAGAATGTAAAGCCAAAAGTTCGTTTTTTAATTGGTGGAATTTTGGATTATCTGCAGGTGCCCTGGTGGCAATATTAATTTTGAGTTACATCCAAGACAATCTTAGCTGGGCTCTTGGATTTGGAATTCCCTGTATTGTAATGGTTCTTGCACTTACTGTTTTCTTATTTGGTACATTCACTTACCGTATCCGTCAAAATTGTGATGAAAAGAAGGCATTTGTCCGAATAGGTGGGGTGTTTATAAATGCAGCTAGGAACTGGCGAAGGACTACATCAGCAGTGTCCACGCAACTACAAGTGCAGGGTATTATACCACATGAAGGTTCTCAACAATTAAAGTAAGTTGATCTACTGTTGTCATCTTGTTTGAACAAATTAAAGCTCTTGATTTTACATTCATCGCTCATTTTGGAAATTAAGTAGACAATAACTTTTAGATTTGTCACACACATTAGGATGGTTGATTATTTTGATATAGCTACTCTAGTAGGTTTAACTTGATTACTACTGCAAAGCGAGCGTTTTGACTCCCAAGCATGTCCTAGATTGGGGTAATAGACTCGTAAGGCTCCACTATTAAACAGTGACCTTTCAAGAGTTAACAGAGTAAACTGAGTTCCCCTAGACACTGGATAACAGTACTTCCTGAAGATGTCCATATGTGACTTCCAAAATATTGAGTTTGGTATTGACAGTGCAGTCCAGTGCTGTAGTTGATACCACACTGAAGTATTTTGTATGCTCTTTCGTTTCAACTGAAAGATTTTTATCTACTGCAATCAAGAGACAAATCTTTCAAATTGACGCATGTTTATTCATCACAGGTTCCTTCACAAAGCATTGCTTACACCTGAGGGTTCCAAGGACAATAATAGTGTTTGTAGCTTCAATGAGGTTGAAGAGGCTAAATCAGTTGTTAGATTGATCCCAATTTGGAGTACATGTTTGGTGTATGCCCTTGTGTCTTCACAGACATCTACTTTGTTCACCAAACAGGGTGTTACCATGGACAGATCTATTGGTTCAAACTTTAAAATCCCAGCTGCTTCTTTGCAGTGTTTTCTTGGCATTTCTACAGTTTTCCTCATTCCTATATATGACTGTATTTTGATTCCTCTAGCAAGATCTATAACTAGGAAACCTTCGGGCATCACAATGCTTCAAAGGATTGGAACGGGAATTTTCGTATCTATACTTGCCATAGTAACTGCTGCAATTGTTGAGAAGATTCGTCTACAAACTGCTCTGGAGTATGGGCTGCTTGATAATCCAAAAGCAACTATTCCCATGAGCATCTGGTGGTTAATACCTCAGTATCTACTCTATGGAATATCTGAGATATTCACCTTGGTTGGTCTGCAGGAGTTCTTCTATGATCAGGTGCCGGTAGAGCTGAGAAGTGTTGGTCTTGCTCTGTATCTCAGCTTAGCTGGTGTAGGAAACTTCTTGAGCAGTTTTCTCATCTCTTTTATTGTGAAAGCCACTGCCAAAAACGGTCAGGATAGTTGGTTCTCAGACAACTTGAATCGAGCACATCTTGATTACTTCTATTGTCTTCTTTCTGGACTTAGTGTTTTGTCTTTCGCTTTATACTTGTACTTTGCAAGGTCTTATGTCTACAAAAATGGAAGTGTTATATGAAAGATGTTGTGGGATAACTTTGTTCATGGAGAATTTAAAGTGAGAATGTTGTACTGACTTGGTCGTGTTTTTGGTAGTCGGCCTAGTGATTGTTTAATACTGCGCGCTGCATCCAGGAATTACACTAGGAGGTTACAACCCTTGTTTCTTTGGAGGAGTGATAAGAGTCCaatttctcttttttattttcaaaaccgAGAATACCTTGTGGCCTAACTTTAATGGTAAAAATAGcatggtatagccagttttcggactgatcatttaaaaatagctagcgtttaccaaattaatgaaaaatagccactattttgttgcaacagagaccggtccagcataatatactggagttcagtgcacctgtgtatgaactccagtatattatgctggatcggtatactttgctggctccagtaaaatatattggagactggagcaccgatgctccaaactccagtatattatgctggaccggtatacttgctggaactctagtatattatgctggagttctagtgtacttatgctggaacttcatcatattatgctggagttccaacatacttatcctggaactccagtataatatgctggagttcaagtatacttatgctggaactccagcataatatactgacgtattttccgggttttgaacagtgttttcgttcagatttatctttacatgaaaaatggctaaatttcgattacttttgaaactgagctatttttgaacgaccagttgtaaatctggctatttttga
This sequence is a window from Nicotiana sylvestris chromosome 3, ASM39365v2, whole genome shotgun sequence. Protein-coding genes within it:
- the LOC104231432 gene encoding protein NRT1/ PTR FAMILY 5.10-like, whose product is MANGANISDAETPFLGEVVEGFVDFKGHQVVRSKSGGWKSAYFIIGVEVAERFAYYGISSNLINYLTGPLGQSTATAAANVNAWSGTAFLLPLLGAFIADSFLGRYRTIIIASVLYVLGLCFLTILAVIPFNSSDCQSPDTIKACSPPEIQVILFFFALYLVAFAQGGHKPCVQAFGADQFDTQDPEECKAKSSFFNWWNFGLSAGALVAILILSYIQDNLSWALGFGIPCIVMVLALTVFLFGTFTYRIRQNCDEKKAFVRIGGVFINAARNWRRTTSAVSTQLQVQGIIPHEGSQQLKFLHKALLTPEGSKDNNSVCSFNEVEEAKSVVRLIPIWSTCLVYALVSSQTSTLFTKQGVTMDRSIGSNFKIPAASLQCFLGISTVFLIPIYDCILIPLARSITRKPSGITMLQRIGTGIFVSILAIVTAAIVEKIRLQTALEYGLLDNPKATIPMSIWWLIPQYLLYGISEIFTLVGLQEFFYDQVPVELRSVGLALYLSLAGVGNFLSSFLISFIVKATAKNGQDSWFSDNLNRAHLDYFYCLLSGLSVLSFALYLYFARSYVYKNGSVI